The Comamonas testosteroni genome contains the following window.
TCACCCGCATGAAGGCCGACCCCGCGCGCAACGCCCATGTGCTGCTGATGCGCACGCTGTCCAAGTTCGGTCTGGCCGGTGCGCGCCTGGGCTATCTGATCGGCCCTTCGGCCATCGTCAACGAGATCGACAAGGTGCGCCCGCCCTACAACATCAGCGTGCTCAACTGCGAGACGGCGATTTTTGCGCTGCAGCACGAGTCCCTGTACGCCGAGCAGGCTGCTGCCATCCGTGCCGAACGCCAGCCGCTGATCGATGCCCTGGCCCTGCTGGATGGTGTGCAAAAAATCTGGCCTTCCGAAGCCAATATGGTGCTGCTGCGCGTGCGCGATGCCGGCAAGGCCCAGATCGAGATGAAGCAGCGCGGCGTGCTGGTCAAGAACGTATCGGCCATGCACCCCTTGCTGCACAACTGCCTGCGCCTGACCGTGGGTACCCGCGAAGAAAACGCCCAGATGCTGGCGGCACTGAAAGAAAGCCTATGAGCAATATCGTCCCCTCCATCGCCCAGAACCTGCCGCGCATTGCCGAAGTGCAGCGCAACACGGCCGAGACCCGCGTCGCCGTGCGCGTCAACCTCGACGGCACTGGCAAGGCCAGCCTGAACTCCGGCATCGGCTTTCTCGACCACATGCTGGACCAGATCGCGCGCCACGGCCTGATCGACATGGACATCGAATGTGCGGGCGATCTGCACATCGACGGCCACCACACGGTGGAGGACATCGGCATCACCCTGGGCCAGGCCTTCGCCAAGGCCATCGGCGACAAGAAAGGCATTCGCCGCTACGGTCATGCCTATGTGCCGCTGGACGAAGCCCTGAGCCGCGTCGTCATCGACTTCTCGGGCCGTCCCGGTCTGCACATGGATGTGAAGTTCACCGCCGGCAGCATCGGTCAGCTCGATACGCAGCTGGTTTTCGAATTCTTCCAGGGCTTTGTCAACCACGCCGGAGTGACGCTGCACATCGATAATCTCAAGGGCTTCAACGCCCACCACCAGTGCGAAACCATCTTCAAGGCCTTCGCCCGCGCCATGCGCTTTGCGCTGGAGCATGATGAGCGCATGGCAGGTGTGATTCCGTCCACCAAGGGTGCTCTCTAATCAGGAGCTGGTAGCGCTTGATATGCAGTGAATGCAAGGCGCTATCTTTAGAAAATCAAATCTCGACAAGCGGTAGCTGCTATGAGTTTGAAGAACAACACCGTAGCCGTGGTCGATTACGGCATGGGCAATCTGCGCTCGGTCTCGCAGGCGGTACGCACGGCCGCGGCCGATACCGGCTGGGACGTGGTCGTCACGGCCGATCCCGAGGTGGTCCTTGCCGCCAACCGCGTAGTCCTGCCCGGTCAGGGCGCCATGCCCGACTGCATGCGCGAGCTGCGCGAATCCGGCCTGCAGCAGGCCGTGCTCGATGCGGCTGCCAACAAGCCGCTGTTCGGCGTCTGCGTGGGCATGCAGATGCTGCTCGACCACAGCGACGAAGGCGATGTGCCGGGCCTGGGGCTGATTCCCGGCAATGTGCGCAAGTTCGATCTCGAAGGCAGGACGCAGGCCGACGGCAGTCGTTTCAAGGTGCCGCAAATGGGCTGGAACCAGGTGCAGCAGACGCAGCAGGGCGGCAAGCCCCATGCGCTGTGGGCCGGCATTCCCGACGGCAGCTTCTACTATTTTGTGCACAGCTTTTATGCGCAGGTGCAACAAAGCGCGCATTGCGCGGCCGAGGCCGACTATGGCGGCCTCTTTGCATGTGCCGTCGCACGCGATAATATTTTCGCAACCCAGTTCCACCCCGAGAAAAGCTCGGACCAGGGGCTGGCGCTGTTCCGCAACTTCCTGGGCTGGAAGCCCTGAAGTTTTTCTTTGTGCACTGGCCATTTCTGACGGCCAAACTTGCTAGCAGATCACCATCATGTTGCTCATCCCCGCTATCGACCTCAAGGACGGCCACTGCGTTCGCCTGATTCAGGGTGATATGGACCAGTCCACCACTTTCGGTGAAGACCCCGCAGCCATGGCCGCCAAATGGCTGGATGAGGGGGCCCGTCGCCTGCACCTGGTAGACCTGAACGGCGCCTTTGCGGGCCAGCCCAAGAACCTGTCGGCCATCAAGAGCATCCTCAAGGAAGTCGATGGCGAGATTCCCGTTCAGCTGGGCGGTGGCATCCGTGATCTGGACACCATCGAGCGCTACATCGATCTGGGCATCGAGTACCTGATCATCGGCACCGCTGCCGTGAAGAACCCCGGTTTCCTGCAGGATGCCTGCAGCGCCTTTCCCGGCCACATCATCGTGGGCCTGGACGCCAAGGACGGCAAGGTGGCGATCGACGGCTGGAGCAAGCTCACCGGTCAGGATGTAATCGAAACCGCCAAGCGCTTCGAAGACTGGGGCGTGGAATCCATCATCTACACCGATATCGGTCGTGACGGCATGCTCAGCGGCATCAACATCGACGCCACCGTCAAGCTGGCCCAGTCGCTGAAGATTCCGGTCATCGCCTCGGGCGGTCTGGCCGGCATGGCCGACATCGAAGCGCTGTGCAAGGTGCAGGACGAGGGCGTGGAAGGCGTTATATGCGGCCGCGCCATCTATACCGGCGATCTGGACTTCGCCGCTGGCCAGGAGCGTGCGGACGAGCTCACGGGTGAGTGACTTGACGTTTCAGGCCCAGGCCGTTGACTGGAAAGGACTCCCTGCCATTGCTTTGAAGCTGGGGCAGGGGGATTCGGTGCTGATCTGTCTGCAGGGCGCCCAGGTGCTGTCCTGGATCGGCCTGGGGCAGGAACGTTTGTTCCTCAGTCCCAGGGCGGCCCATGACGGCCAGAGCGCCATTCGCGGCGGCATTCCGGTCTGTTTCCCTCAGTTCAATCAACGCGGCCCCCTGGTCAAACATGGCTTTGCGCGCCTCAGTCGCTGGCAGGCCGATGCTGCGCAGCCATCGGGCGAGGGTGGTGTGCAAATCTCCTTGTGCCTGACGGACAGCGAGGCATCGCGCGCCGTCTGGCCGCATGCCTTTGAGGCCATGCTCAGGGTCGAGCTCAGGCCCGGCATGTTGCGCGTGGAACTGGCCGTGCATAACCGCGGCCGGCAGGACCTGTCCTTTACCGCGGCCTTGCACGGCTATCTGCGTGTGGCCCAGGTCGAGCAGGCCAGCTTGCATGGCCTCGAAGGTTTGAGCTACTGGGATGCTGCTGCGGCTCAGCCGGACACCCATGTCATGCAGGAGGGCCGCGTCAGCTTCGGTACGGAGACCGATCGCGTCTATCCCCGTGCTGCTGCAGCCGTGCAGCTGCAAAGCTCGGGCCTGCCCTGGCTGCAGCTTGCCCAGGATGCATCCTGGAGCGAAACCGTGGTCTGGAATCCAGGCCCTGCGCTGTGTGCCACGCTCAAGGACATGGAAGTCGACAGCTGGCAGCAGATGCTGTGCGTGGAGGCAGCGGCCATTGATGCGCCTGTGGTTCTTGGGCCTGATCAGCGCTGGAAGGCGGCGCAGACCTTCGAATGCTTTTGAAGCGCTGAACGGGCAGGGGTGAGGCCACCCCGAGTCTGGATCGGTCCACGTGCGCAGACCTGCAGGCCGCCGATCTGTTCAATCCTGTCGCCGGCTCCATGGGCCCAAGCCGCAGTAGCAGGGCGGAAGACGGCTCAGCGGGGTTTGCTGCCCAGGGCATCCGCCAAGGCATCGACCAGAGGCGGGTTCAGATAATGCGGGCCGTCGAAGGCGAAGACCGTCCAGCCTTGGTAGGCCGTCAGCTGCGGCAGAAACTCCTCTGCCATGGCACTGCGAAAGCCACCACCCGGCGCAGGCCGGAAAGCCTCGGCAATCAC
Protein-coding sequences here:
- a CDS encoding D-hexose-6-phosphate mutarotase, with amino-acid sequence MSDLTFQAQAVDWKGLPAIALKLGQGDSVLICLQGAQVLSWIGLGQERLFLSPRAAHDGQSAIRGGIPVCFPQFNQRGPLVKHGFARLSRWQADAAQPSGEGGVQISLCLTDSEASRAVWPHAFEAMLRVELRPGMLRVELAVHNRGRQDLSFTAALHGYLRVAQVEQASLHGLEGLSYWDAAAAQPDTHVMQEGRVSFGTETDRVYPRAAAAVQLQSSGLPWLQLAQDASWSETVVWNPGPALCATLKDMEVDSWQQMLCVEAAAIDAPVVLGPDQRWKAAQTFECF
- the hisH gene encoding imidazole glycerol phosphate synthase subunit HisH; translation: MSLKNNTVAVVDYGMGNLRSVSQAVRTAAADTGWDVVVTADPEVVLAANRVVLPGQGAMPDCMRELRESGLQQAVLDAAANKPLFGVCVGMQMLLDHSDEGDVPGLGLIPGNVRKFDLEGRTQADGSRFKVPQMGWNQVQQTQQGGKPHALWAGIPDGSFYYFVHSFYAQVQQSAHCAAEADYGGLFACAVARDNIFATQFHPEKSSDQGLALFRNFLGWKP
- the hisB gene encoding imidazoleglycerol-phosphate dehydratase HisB yields the protein MSNIVPSIAQNLPRIAEVQRNTAETRVAVRVNLDGTGKASLNSGIGFLDHMLDQIARHGLIDMDIECAGDLHIDGHHTVEDIGITLGQAFAKAIGDKKGIRRYGHAYVPLDEALSRVVIDFSGRPGLHMDVKFTAGSIGQLDTQLVFEFFQGFVNHAGVTLHIDNLKGFNAHHQCETIFKAFARAMRFALEHDERMAGVIPSTKGAL
- the hisA gene encoding 1-(5-phosphoribosyl)-5-[(5-phosphoribosylamino)methylideneamino]imidazole-4-carboxamide isomerase: MLLIPAIDLKDGHCVRLIQGDMDQSTTFGEDPAAMAAKWLDEGARRLHLVDLNGAFAGQPKNLSAIKSILKEVDGEIPVQLGGGIRDLDTIERYIDLGIEYLIIGTAAVKNPGFLQDACSAFPGHIIVGLDAKDGKVAIDGWSKLTGQDVIETAKRFEDWGVESIIYTDIGRDGMLSGINIDATVKLAQSLKIPVIASGGLAGMADIEALCKVQDEGVEGVICGRAIYTGDLDFAAGQERADELTGE